The Flexivirga oryzae DNA window CGCTCACCGCCATCATTTCCTACACGTTCATCTACGGGTTCACCCAGTGGCTCGAGGACGGGCGCGACCTCGACGCCACGGCCGCCGGCCTGGTCCTCTTGCCGATCTTTCTGTCGGGGATCGTGTTCGCGATCGCGTTCGGGCGCCGCGCAGAGGTCAAGTGGAAGCTCACCATCGGCTCGATCGCGCAACTGGTCGCCGGGGTGCTGGTGGTCCTGATGACCGGCGGCTCGCCGATCTGGTTCCTGGTCATCGGCATGGTCGTGCTCGGCATCCCGCAGGGTCTGAACAGCCTCGCGATACAGAACACGCTCTACTTCCAGGCCGACCCCGAGCGCATCGCGTCCTCCGCCGGGCTGCTGCGGACGTTCATGTACCTCGGCGCGATCATCTCCAGCGTCATCTACGGCAACGTGTATGGCGCCCGCGCCACCACCGGCGGGCTGCACATCCTCGGCTCGGTCGTCATCGGCGTCGCGGCGGCGTTCCTCCTGATCACCGTGTTCGACAGAACCCTGGACAAGATCGGACGTACGACGGTCAGCGTCGCGGATGCGCAGGAGCACCAGCAGCTTTCCAGCTGATCCCTCCACTGATCGAGCGGACCCGGTCTGCCTCGAGAGCTACCAGTGCCCGGCATACAAGAAGGTCCGCTGGGTGGGTTGTGGGTCCGTTCGATGAGAGACACAGGGGCCGGCAGCTAACTCAACGTCCCCGCGAACGCGTTCTGTGGAGGCGCGTCGTGCTGTCGCCAGGACCAGATACCTTGCTGGTATGGCGGGGGGCGCGTTCGGCAGGTCGGAGGCAGACACATGCCGCAATTTCGTGCTGCCAGCGCTCGCCGGCTCCGGGTGGCAGGACGACCAGATCCATGCGGAATATCCCGTCAAAGCACGACAGGTGTGTCTGCAGGCAACACCGAACGCGAGCTTCCCGACGGCCGAGTCGACTACGTGCTCGACGCAACGCCCGGCATCGTCGACGCAGCGCAGGGCTACGTCTATCTGAATGCCAGAAAAAACTTTAGTTTGACGAACCATTCACACATGAAACTAAAATTTTCATATAGTTCATTCTGCTATGGTGGGCGCGTGCCCGGGCCAAGTCAGGATCTACGACGCCAGCTCCACAAGGTCGCCTTCGGCCAGTCCGGCTACTTCTCCGCGGCTCAGGCAAAAGAGGTCGGGTACAGCTACCAGGCGCAGAAGTACCACGTCGATCACGGCAACTGGCTGCGCGTGGATCGCGGTCTCTTCCGACTACCGGAATGGCCGAGCGGGCCGGCCGACACCTACGCACGGTGGGTCCTGTGGAGCGGCGGCGTGGGTGTGATCTCCCATGATTCGGCCCTAGCCGTCCACGGACTGTCGGATGTCAACCCAGCCCGCGTGCACCTGACCGTGCCAGTCGGATTCCGGGCACGCGACGATGCGGTCATCCTGCACACGGGTCGGCTCGCCGACCGCGACATCGAAAGACGCGGCTCATGGCAACTCACCTCCGTGGATCGCACCCTGCTCGACATTGCGGACGGCGATACGTCCCAGGAGATCGTCGACCAGACAGTCTCCGACGCGCTCGAGCGCTCCATGACGACGCCGCGCCGCCTGCTGCGCCTCACCGCGAACGCAAGTGACCGGGCAGCCCTTCGACTGGAGCGCGCACTCACGCGAGCGAAGGCATGAGCACCTCCTCGCGGCGCACGCAGGCCGTGAATGACCACATCCGCCGACTGGCCGCCGAGCAGGACCAGGATGCCAATCGAGTGCGGCGGAGTCTCGTATTCCAGCGGTTGATCGCCCGGCTGGCACCGGCAGGGCTCATCCTCAAGGGCGGCTTCTGCCTGGAGGTTCGGCTTCCTGGCACAGCGCGCTCGACACGTGATGTCGACTTCGTCGGTCAACTGGCACTCGTCGCCGATCCCACAGAGCTGCGAGAGGAGCTCGACGATCTACTCGACTCGGCCGATATCGACGACGGCTTCACTTTCGAGGTCGGTGCCGCGACCCATCTGCGCGGCGACGACGCAGAGGCCAACGCATGGCGCATATCGGTCGCCGCGCTTCTGGACGGCACTCGTTTCGAGCAGATCAAGCTCGATCTGGTCGGCCAGGTGCAGGAAGTGATGGGGGCGACCGAACAACTCGTGGTGCCACTGCCGGTGCAGGTCGACGGCGCAGGACCGGTGACCATCGAAGCAGTCGATGTCTAC harbors:
- a CDS encoding type IV toxin-antitoxin system AbiEi family antitoxin domain-containing protein yields the protein MSAGNTERELPDGRVDYVLDATPGIVDAAQGYVYLNARKNFSLTNHSHMKLKFSYSSFCYGGRVPGPSQDLRRQLHKVAFGQSGYFSAAQAKEVGYSYQAQKYHVDHGNWLRVDRGLFRLPEWPSGPADTYARWVLWSGGVGVISHDSALAVHGLSDVNPARVHLTVPVGFRARDDAVILHTGRLADRDIERRGSWQLTSVDRTLLDIADGDTSQEIVDQTVSDALERSMTTPRRLLRLTANASDRAALRLERALTRAKA
- a CDS encoding nucleotidyl transferase AbiEii/AbiGii toxin family protein; amino-acid sequence: MSTSSRRTQAVNDHIRRLAAEQDQDANRVRRSLVFQRLIARLAPAGLILKGGFCLEVRLPGTARSTRDVDFVGQLALVADPTELREELDDLLDSADIDDGFTFEVGAATHLRGDDAEANAWRISVAALLDGTRFEQIKLDLVGQVQEVMGATEQLVVPLPVQVDGAGPVTIEAVDVYQHAAEKFHAFARLYAHDRPSSRVKDLVDLVLLIEAGFVDDPRRLRHRLDAVYSQRDSATPATPLPTPPADWQRSYEAFATGLGLSAQTVPAAYALVSDTYVNALTERSPQ